The following DNA comes from Chitinophaga nivalis.
TATGCAGATCCGGAACCTGGAGCATGATAAAATGGTGAACCTGCTGCGCACAAAAAGAAATGTGGTGATAACCATTACGCTGGGCGCATTTTTGCTGATGGCAATAGTGGGCGGCTTTTTTTATATCCGTCACCGGAACCTGGAAGCCAATAAACAAACCTTGCAGTTGGAGTTGCGCTCGCTCCGCTCGCAGATGAATCCCCACTTTATCTTTAATTCATTGAGTTCTATACACCGGTATATCTGGAGCAACAGCCAGGAAGAAGCGTCAGACTATCTGACCAAATTCTCCCGCCTGATGCGGCTGATTCTGGATAATACCCAGCATACTTTTGTCACACTCAACAAGGAGCTGGAATCCCTGCGGCTATATCTCGATCTGGAATCCCTGCGCTGCAACGGCATTTTTGAATTTGCCATCCGGGTTAGTCCGGATATCAATGAAGAAGAGGTACTGATTCCGCCCATGATCCTGCAGCCTTATGTGGAAAACGCGATCTGGCATGGACTGGTACACAAACAAGCCGGTCAGGGAGCATTGGATATATCCATTGTGCTGAAAAAACGCAGCCTGGTCTGTACGGTCACGGATAATGGCATCGGACGTAAAAAGGCGATGGCCATCAAGGAGCGGAAAGGCCGGGTACATACTTCGGTAGGGATGAAGGTAACGGAAGGCCGCATAGACCTGATCCGTAAGATCAATAATAAAGAAGCAAACGTTCAGGTCCAGGACCTGGAAGATGAAGCCGGACAACCGTTGGGCACCAGCGTTGTTATTACTTTACCGGCGGAATTTATATTTTAGCACGTAACCAGGTAACAGCACCGAATTAATACATTTTAACCAACAGCACTTAAACGTAAACAGCTAACCGCAAACTGTATGAGCGATATCAAAGCTATCATTGTCGATGATGAGCAACATTGTATTGACGCACTGCAAACTATGTTATTAAAAAAATGTCCGGGTGTAAATGTAATTGGATCAGCGAAAAGTGTACGGGAAGCCAAGGAGCTCATTGACGAACTGCAGCCCGATCTGGTATTTCTGGATGTAGAGATGCCTTATCAGAATGGATTTGAATTGTTGAAACTATTTGACAAGGTTTTTTTTGAAGTCATCTTTACGACGGCATATGAACAATATGCCCTGAAAGCCATTAAATTCAATGCCCTCGATTACCTGCTGAAACCCTTTAGTGTAAAGGAATTACAGGATGCGTTGGAGAAGTGCCGGGAAAAACACCTGCAGCGCCAGAAAGATAATAGCGTGTCTCCCCTGGATGTGTTTATGCAGAATATGAAAACACTGCAGCAAACCCATAAAAAGATTGCCCTGCCTACCATCAATGGATTGGTGTTTATGCCGGTACAAAATATTGTACGTTGCGAATCGACCGGTAATTACACTAAAATCTTTTTTACCGATAAGAAGAACCTGATGGTTTCCCGCCCCCTGAAAGAATTTGAGGAGTTATTAACCGATGTGGATTTTTTCCGGGTGCATAATTCTCACCTGATTAATCTGCAGCAAATGCAGTCGTATATCCAGGGTGAGGGCGGGTTTGCGTTGATGAGTGATGGTACACAGGTGGAAGTGTCCAGAAGACGCAAAGCCGATTTTCTAAAGAGAGCTATGCAGTTCTAAGTCGCTAAAAGGCTGTATCAGCGGGCAATCCCCGTTCCGATTTTGTTCATTTTTATGCCACTTACAGCGTAGAAGCTACCGGATAATAAATGGCTGTTGCGTTGCTATCGCAGAAAAAGTACTTTTGAATTACGATTTCAATTAATACGCCATATAAAGATTTTATTTTCTGCATTACT
Coding sequences within:
- a CDS encoding LytR/AlgR family response regulator transcription factor, which translates into the protein MSDIKAIIVDDEQHCIDALQTMLLKKCPGVNVIGSAKSVREAKELIDELQPDLVFLDVEMPYQNGFELLKLFDKVFFEVIFTTAYEQYALKAIKFNALDYLLKPFSVKELQDALEKCREKHLQRQKDNSVSPLDVFMQNMKTLQQTHKKIALPTINGLVFMPVQNIVRCESTGNYTKIFFTDKKNLMVSRPLKEFEELLTDVDFFRVHNSHLINLQQMQSYIQGEGGFALMSDGTQVEVSRRRKADFLKRAMQF